Proteins from a genomic interval of Sphingobacterium lactis:
- a CDS encoding RagB/SusD family nutrient uptake outer membrane protein → MKRNYIYQLLVLLTLTVSSCSLDKDPLDAYSDVTEGVNEEGEKVVFKDRAAVESHLRTIYNQMRDRQEHWYLDQLLIAESHSDNAYAGTTGAEVVPFETNGIEGSNSVVERDWNRFLEDVARANLLIVNVDSVQDNSLTSALRAQYKAEAKIFRAMIMFDMVRLWGDIPIVTTVAGDITAESIEDVYDDYFPDQKPEKEVYQQIEKDLLEAIPAAPSNDSQNKTKFTKSVAKALLAKVYAEKPLRDYAKVVQYVDDLTADGFALEADFTNLFGVVEGSADAKVRNSKESILEAQFFAGNGNWVTWMFGRDLSNYNSNFTWAKWITPSRDLISAFNRENDQIRFGESVVYYAASWSNYYPAANYPFMYKTRSAYSNIIKFRYADLLLLKAEALIMRDAPDLAGAASIIDRIRERVKLPRLSSAVKGSKDAMLNAYLTERRLELAFEGQRWFDLVRLNKVESVMNAVYAKDSGRKAQVYQFNENSYRMPIPQAVIDQNPEGIKQNLGY, encoded by the coding sequence ATGAAAAGAAACTATATATATCAACTGCTGGTCTTGCTTACGCTGACAGTGAGTAGCTGTTCTTTAGATAAGGATCCCCTAGATGCTTATTCTGATGTGACGGAAGGGGTGAATGAAGAAGGCGAGAAAGTTGTTTTCAAAGATCGTGCAGCCGTGGAATCCCACTTGAGGACCATCTATAACCAGATGCGCGATCGTCAGGAGCATTGGTACCTGGATCAGTTGCTGATCGCAGAGTCCCATTCGGACAATGCCTATGCGGGAACTACAGGAGCTGAGGTTGTGCCATTCGAAACCAATGGGATCGAAGGTTCCAACTCCGTTGTGGAACGTGACTGGAATCGCTTTCTGGAGGATGTTGCCCGTGCAAATCTCCTGATTGTCAATGTAGACTCCGTACAGGATAACAGCTTGACATCGGCATTGCGTGCACAGTATAAAGCTGAGGCAAAGATCTTCCGTGCGATGATCATGTTCGATATGGTGCGTTTGTGGGGCGATATTCCAATCGTCACTACTGTAGCGGGTGATATCACTGCAGAATCCATTGAGGATGTATATGATGATTACTTCCCGGATCAGAAACCAGAGAAGGAAGTGTATCAGCAGATCGAAAAGGACCTGTTGGAAGCCATTCCTGCAGCACCTTCTAACGATAGCCAGAATAAAACGAAGTTCACCAAATCCGTAGCCAAGGCATTACTTGCGAAGGTATATGCGGAAAAACCGCTTCGCGACTACGCGAAGGTGGTGCAGTATGTGGATGATCTTACTGCAGATGGTTTCGCATTGGAGGCTGATTTCACCAATCTATTCGGTGTTGTTGAAGGCTCCGCGGATGCAAAAGTCCGTAACTCCAAGGAAAGTATCCTGGAAGCACAATTCTTTGCCGGAAACGGAAACTGGGTAACCTGGATGTTCGGTCGTGACCTTTCCAATTACAACTCCAATTTCACCTGGGCAAAGTGGATTACGCCATCCCGCGATCTAATCAGTGCCTTCAATAGAGAGAATGATCAGATCCGTTTTGGCGAGTCTGTCGTGTATTATGCAGCTTCTTGGAGCAATTACTATCCTGCTGCGAATTATCCTTTTATGTATAAAACGCGCTCGGCATACAGCAATATCATCAAATTCCGTTATGCAGATTTATTGCTCTTGAAAGCGGAAGCCTTGATCATGCGTGACGCTCCGGATTTAGCTGGTGCAGCAAGCATTATCGATAGAATCCGCGAACGCGTGAAATTACCTCGTCTATCGAGCGCCGTAAAAGGCAGTAAGGATGCGATGTTGAATGCCTACCTGACCGAACGTCGATTGGAATTGGCATTTGAAGGGCAGCGTTGGTTCGACCTTGTCCGTTTGAATAAGGTAGAATCCGTAATGAACGCCGTATATGCAAAAGATTCAGGAAGAAAAGCACAGGTGTACCAGTTCAATGAAAACTCGTATCGCATGCCTATTCCACAGGCGGTCATCGATCAGAATCCAGAAGGTATTAAACAAAACTTAGGCTATTAA